AATGCATTTATTGAATTTGAATATGCCTCAAACGCGTCTTTTAAATAGTTTATAGCCTTTTCAGTATTTAATTCTGCTGAGCCTGCTTTTATTTTTGACGATATTACGTTTTTATTTATTATAATGTTCCCTGCTGCGCAGATTTCTGCATTTGTAACATCCCCCATTATCGTAACTGTATTTCCTGATTCAATTTTAAATCCGTCAGTTAACGAGCCTTTCACAACAACATTTCCATCGTATTTTATATTTCCAGTTTTAATGTCTATATTTCCATTAATGCTTAATACGTCAAAAACACATATCTTATTTGATTTATTTTCAGGCATTCCACTTATAGATGCAACAACCTTGTTGCCTTCTAACTGACAACCAACGCCAGCGTTTAAATTTAGAATTTTTCTCTTGTTTGGTTTAATTGGTTTACAATGAACATCAATACCCGGAACTCCATCTTTTCCCTCCACTTTTTCTGCTAATATTGTTCCTACCTCCACATATTCAAATACTTCTCTGTTAAAAAAGTCCACCTTCTCATTTTCATCTATTGCCTTATTTTTATCTATGCCAAAATAATATATAATCTTATCGTCTATTGCTTCTGATGGTTTTCTTCCCTCAGCTATAATGAAAATTCCTCCATTTAGTGCCTCTTCTAGTGCATCTCTTTTTATACCATAACAAATGTTATTTTTCTTTAAAATTTCTTCTACTTCTTCCCGTTTAAATTTATAATAAGCTTCGTTCTTAATTTTGCCTTCCACAATAAGTTGAGTTTGAGGAATCATATCATGAATCTCATACTCTAAATAAGGCTCATATTCAACTTTGAGAGTTGCCGTTAATCTATCCTCACTTATAGTTAAATTCATATTTCTTTTACCTTCAATTTTGAGCGGAATAATTCTAACTTTATCTGAATTTGTAACTTCTACTTTTTTTGTAACTTTTTCATCGTTTAAAATTACTTCAACCCCCTTGCCTGGAATCAACACTGCTGGGAAATCACCTTCTTCAAAATAAATCTCACCATTTTTTATGCCAATTTTAGTTTTCTTCCCTAAAATATTGATAATATAAAGAGAGTTTTCGAATTTTATTTCATGTTCATAATCCTCAATGTTTATCACTTTATTAGCCTTTTCAATCGCTTCTTCTCTTGTTATGCCAGTAAAAACCAAAATAATCCCCCCATTTTTAAAAATTATTTAACAATTTTATTATACACTAAATAAGCTGAAAAAGAGTAAATTATAGCCACAAGCCATCCTGCCAATACATCGCTAAAATAATGCACCCCTAAATATACCCTACTAAGTCCCACTAATAGTGAATATAAAATAATACAAATATTAATGCATCTCTTTTTTCTATAATTAAATGAATCGTTGACTAACAAAATATACAATAGCGACCAAGTTAAAAAAATCATTGCATGTCCACTAGGGAAACTATATCCACTTTGAGAAATTAGCCTTGAAAAATCAGGTCGTGGACGTTGAAATATTGCTTTTAATGCTTCATTAAATAACCATACAATCAATATATTGATGCCAAAGAAAAAAGTTAAGGCTTTTTTTCTATTCTTATAAAGAACTACTATAATAATTATCGTAATAATTATGACAAAATAATAGTCCCCTGTCCTTGTAATTGTTTCCATTATTAGATTTAGTATAGGATTTCTTATTTTCATCAGATTATCAAAAATATAGTTATCAATTCTATAAAATACATTGAAACTAAAATCCTCTATAAGTTCAAATATGAACATCAATGAAAATAAAGATAATAAGATGCCAGTTAAATAATAAAAAGTAATTTTATCGATAGTCTTATATTTTAAAAAGAAGTCGTATGTATTTAAATAAATTCTCTTAATATTATTTTTAGTAGTTTTTGATATTCTGTTATTTTTCACTTGCTTAAATATTAAATAAAATATAAATAGTAACAAAGATATTACAACAGTTATTACCTCAAAGTAGTTTGTAAGAAGGTATTTTGCTGTATCACCTAAAAAATAAACTAAAAAAGCTTCAATAAAAAATCTTAAACCTCTTCCTATTATTGAAGCAATT
Above is a window of Caloramator mitchellensis DNA encoding:
- a CDS encoding DUF342 domain-containing protein, giving the protein MVFTGITREEAIEKANKVINIEDYEHEIKFENSLYIINILGKKTKIGIKNGEIYFEEGDFPAVLIPGKGVEVILNDEKVTKKVEVTNSDKVRIIPLKIEGKRNMNLTISEDRLTATLKVEYEPYLEYEIHDMIPQTQLIVEGKIKNEAYYKFKREEVEEILKKNNICYGIKRDALEEALNGGIFIIAEGRKPSEAIDDKIIYYFGIDKNKAIDENEKVDFFNREVFEYVEVGTILAEKVEGKDGVPGIDVHCKPIKPNKRKILNLNAGVGCQLEGNKVVASISGMPENKSNKICVFDVLSINGNIDIKTGNIKYDGNVVVKGSLTDGFKIESGNTVTIMGDVTNAEICAAGNIIINKNVISSKIKAGSAELNTEKAINYLKDAFEAYSNSINAFSELLKIGKVKPDKNIGQILKLILESKYPLKFNELSNYDYFFTKYIQGELLVAWKNLYAIFMDIRNNELTDFSRITSVLSQTKNTIDSFEISFSPADVYIIYCQNSEIFASHNVEIKGKGCYNTTITAKNDIIFHADGSVFRGGQAVANGNIKLKEVGSHAGVLTVLKTSKRGVIEANIAFQNTVLYFDEMIYKIDYPVKSLRAFYKNGELFVEKLKYEG
- a CDS encoding phosphatase PAP2 family protein, producing the protein MQIFLQHFIEFIQKFGIIGLSALSFAESSFFPIPPDVVLLPMMFFNPKLSFVYAFITTATSVLGGILGYFIGKKLGRPILYKIFKKEKINKVEFYFKNYGGWAVAIAGFTPIPYKIFTISAGVFNVPISVFTIASIIGRGLRFFIEAFLVYFLGDTAKYLLTNYFEVITVVISLLLFIFYLIFKQVKNNRISKTTKNNIKRIYLNTYDFFLKYKTIDKITFYYLTGILLSLFSLMFIFELIEDFSFNVFYRIDNYIFDNLMKIRNPILNLIMETITRTGDYYFVIIITIIIIVVLYKNRKKALTFFFGINILIVWLFNEALKAIFQRPRPDFSRLISQSGYSFPSGHAMIFLTWSLLYILLVNDSFNYRKKRCINICIILYSLLVGLSRVYLGVHYFSDVLAGWLVAIIYSFSAYLVYNKIVK